A window of Pseudophryne corroboree isolate aPseCor3 chromosome 12, aPseCor3.hap2, whole genome shotgun sequence contains these coding sequences:
- the TAGLN2 gene encoding transgelin-2 has protein sequence MANKGPSYGLSREVQMKIDQKYDPELENILVQWIVAQCPQSCGEPKESGKVGFQTWLKDGTVLCHLINSLAPNSVAKIQSSTMAFKQMEQVSQFLKACEKYGIAAADLFQTVDLWEGKDLASVQRTLMNLGGLAVTKDDGHFCGDPNWFPKKSLENRREFSKDKLKEGQSVIGLQMGTNKGASQSGMTGYGMPRQIL, from the exons ATGGCCAACAAAGGACCTTCATATGGACTTAGCAGGGAAGTCCAGATGAAGATAGACCAGAAATATGACCCAGAGCTGGAGAACATCCTGGTACAGTGGATAGTTGCTCAGTGTCCTCAGAGCTGCGGGGAGCCTAAGGAATCTGGGAAAGTTGGGTTCCAAACTTGGCTGAAGGATGGCACT GTACTTTGTCATCTGATCAACTCCCTCGCCCCCAACTCCGTGGCCAAAATCCAGTCATCAACAATGGCCTTCAAACAGATGGAGCAAGTGTCTCAGTTCCTGAAGGCCTGTGAGAAGTACGGAATTGCGGCTGCTGACTTGTTCCAGACCGTGGACTTGTGGGAAG gaaaggaCCTGGCCAGCGTGCAGCGGACTCTGATGAACTTGGGCGGTCTGGCGGTTACGAAGGATGATGGACATTTCTGTGGAGATCCCAACTGGTTCCCTaa GAAATCTCTGGAAAACAGGCGGGAATTCTCCAAGGACAAATTAAAAGAAGGCCAGAGTGTGATCGGCCTGCAAATGGGCACCAACAAAGGGGCGTCCCAGTCTGGAATGACCGGCTACGGCATGCCCAGACAAATCCTCTGA